In one window of Camelina sativa cultivar DH55 chromosome 15, Cs, whole genome shotgun sequence DNA:
- the LOC104748163 gene encoding heavy metal-associated isoprenylated plant protein 22-like produces the protein LLGVEAYTTDILNQKVTVSGNFNLEKLLKTLKKKTGKKAEILMVNEKADMVEKEDDEPEVVLEENEEHETIIENNEDEKKIETPQTSTTEVEIHMTFLCENFEVDVGKVISKFEGVKTCAVDIENQKVVITGDFDKEQLLKTLKKKLSKSINKMEQKKKDKEPIKKDEKIEIDRDIYINPSSVDEKEMSRYMMFSDENPNACSIS, from the exons TTGCTAGGAGTTGAAGCATATACAACAGATATACTTAATCAAAAGGTTACGGTCAGTGGTAATTTTAATTTGGAGAAGCTATTGAAAACTCTCAAGAAAAAAACAGGTAAAAAGGCAGAAATCTTGATGGTGAATGAGAAAGCTGATATggttgagaaagaagatgatgaacctGAAGTAGTTCTGGAAGAAAATGAGGAACATGAAACAATTATAGAGAataatgaagatgaaaaaaaaattgaaaccccTCAAACAAG tacaaCAGAAGTCGAAATTCATATGACATTTCTATGTGAGAATTTTGAGGTAGACGTCGGAAAAGTTATTTCTAAATTTGAAG GAGTTAAAACATGTGCGGTCGatatagaaaatcaaaaagTTGTAATCACAGGCGATTTTGATAAGGAACAGTTATTGAAAACACTTAAGAAAAAATTGAGTAAAAGTATAAACAAAATGGAGCAGAAGAAAAAGGACAAAGAACCtataaagaaagatgaaaaaattgaaatcgaTAGAGATATTTATATCAACCCAAGTAGTGTTGATGAAAAGGAGATGTCCAGATATATGATGTTTAGTGATGAAAATCCTAATGCATGTTCTATTTCGTAA
- the LOC109129067 gene encoding uncharacterized protein LOC109129067: MDSVISEDDGCKDVPMFTGTAPSLWIPKVERLFNRGRYADDAKLDLVFLYLDGVALTWFMREMNKEKIMDWSVFKQRLLARFAPVNHCSPSKVELFCVHELVPKESSVQEAAESISELEAETNETNMETDGVAQPKVSNSELEPSLKFCNEPLTVLGESEIVWRNWEHPQSGFECLKNKNSAHKVFDGLFLRSHKLQQKKKLGLSPKSWKFKFKNKTMLRKRTQMDLLQVIESSTIKSRYHCSSANIGLVRKSRTQHPRLHKQAHMSRVMCKLRMLHDPRGIKQLLHGDKKLMFLCQVETGEATTLTLKEAKTDAGPGMQAVSELIFQGFKVLTAYPKEYGKLQLQNRLAMDIPEYAVSLTRVPTVNTTFQDRDATLMTWFIHGDAQFQVYHKWRSKPLIVGSLICIQFVHKTKPATSPISRIHKDSVVFHIGVDYGAGQAIEAMVSNFQVKHRWRHKELQLLILLFQIHHKLGIGYTVVLGMDTRQKVQVWAHLWLESQTRLLIHLQEILLHVLLHQQQKKRKLSKTYDWAAATQQTLQCRDAEEYSAFDFSCSIPNAFSSVQTSNTTKGEDTHDSNAGSFFSFRSLRTSFSERGKY, translated from the coding sequence ATGGACTCTGTGATCTCTGAAGATGATGGTTGTAAGGATGTACCTATGTTCACCGGAACAGCTCCGTCGCTGTGGATTCCAAAAGTGGAGAGGCTTTTCAATCGTGGCCGTTACGCAGATGATGCGAAGCTTGATCTTGTCTTCTTGTATTTAGACGGAGTTGCATTGACATGGTTTATGCGAGAGATGAATAAAGAGAAAATCATGGATTGGAGTGTCTTTAAGCAGAGATTGTTGGCTCGATTTGCTCCGGTAAATCATTGTTCTCCATCCAAGGTCGAATTGTTTTGTGTTCATGAACTGGTTCCAAAAGAATCATCCGTTCAAGAAGCAGCAGAATCGATTTCAGAGCTTGAAGCGGAgacaaatgaaacaaacatgGAGACTGATGGTGTTGCACAACCTAAGGTATCGAATTCAGAATTGGAACCTAGCCTTAAATTCTGCAATGAACCATTGACTGTTTTGGGAGAATCTGAAATTGTGTGGAGAAATTGGGAACATCCACAATCTGGTTTTGAATGTTTAAAGAACAAGAACAGTGCACACAAGGTGTTTGATGGATTGTTCCTTAGAAGCCACAAACTTcagcaaaagaagaaactggGTTTATCTCCTAAGTCATGGAAATTTAAGTTCAAAAACAAGACTATGCTGAGAAAGAGGACACAAATGGATCTACTTCAAGTCATTGAATCAAGTACTATCAAGTCTCGATATCATTGTTCTAGTGCTAACATTGGATTGGTGAGGAAGAGTAGAACTCAACACCCGAGACTACATAAACAAGCTCACATGTCACGGGTTATGTGTAAGCTGAGGATGTTGCATGATCCAAGAGGCATAAAGCAGCTTCTGCATGGGGATAAGAAGCTCATGTTCTTGTGTCAAGTGGAGACAGGGGAAGCGACAACACTCACGCTCAAGGAAGCAAAAACGGATGCAGGCCCTGGGATGCAAGCTGTGTCTGAGTTGATTTTTCAAGGATTCAAGGTCTTAACAGCGTATCCAAAGGAGTATGGGAAGCTTCAGTTACAAAATAGACTAGCAATGGATATTCCAGAGTATGCAGTTAGCCTAACAAGGGTTCCTACAGTCAACACAACTTTTCAAGACCGAGATGCAACACTCATGACATGGTTTATCCATGGCGATGCACAGTTTCAAGTGTATCACAAGTGGAGAAGTAAACCACTTATAGTTGGGAGCTTGATCTGCATTCAGTTTGTTCATAAGACAAAGCCTGCAACTTCTCCAATTTCCAGAATTCATAAAGACAGTGTGGTTTTTCATATTGGAGTGGACTATGGGGCAGGACAAGCAATAGAGGCTATGGTGTCTAACTTCCAAGTAAAGCATAGATGGAGACATAAGGAACTGCAGCTACTGATACTATTGTTTCAGATTCACCACAAGCTGGGAATTGGGTACACGGTTGTTCTTGGGATGGATACGAGACAGAAAGTTCAAGTATGGGCTCATCTATGGCTAGAAAGCCAGACCCGTTTATTGATTCATCTCCAAGAAATCTTGTTACACGTTTTACTgcatcaacaacagaaaaagagaaagctttCTAAGACATATGACTGGGCAGCTGCGACACAACAAACTTTGCAATGTAGAGATGCCGAGGAGTACAGtgcatttgatttttcttgcaGCATTCCCAATGCATTTAGCTCAGTACAAACCAGCAACACAACAAAAGGAGAGGACACACATGATTCAAACGCTggtagtttcttttcttttagaagcttgaggacaagcttctCCGAAAGGGGGAAGTATTGA
- the LOC104745518 gene encoding uncharacterized protein LOC104745518 yields the protein MKASTSQALHLCNKIRNQPSLFLVPSICSLLYLCPRHPLLHLLPYEESYHPCAQTKPNRKTSFGDRCLLMAKQQRTRLYILRRCVSMLLCWHDHSD from the exons ATGAAGGCAAGCACATCACAAGCTCTTCACCTCTGTAACAAGATCAGAAAC CAGCCAAGCCTCTTTCTCGTTCCAAGTATTTgctctcttctttatctctgtccacgtcatcctcttcttcacttaCTTCCTTATGAAGAATCGTATCATCCTTGTGCTCAGactaaaccgaaccggaaaACCAGCTTCGGAGATCGGTGTTTATTGATGGCTAAGCAGCAACGAACTCGGCTTTACATCCTTCGACGATGTGTCTCTATGCTGCTTTGTTGGCACGACCACTCTGATTAG